The sequence below is a genomic window from Microbulbifer hydrolyticus.
GGTTATGACGGTCATTTACCTGGGCTCAGGTGACCCCAGCACCATTGTCGGGGGGACGCTGGAGCTGTATCACAACGGCCTTTGGGGTATTGCCCTGATTGTATTTGTGGCCAGCGTAGCGGTGCCAGTGATGAAGCTGGTGGGGCTGGTGATTCTGTGCCTGATTGTACAGCGGCGTCTGGAAGTGTCGCCGCGCCAGGCCATGCGGATATACCGGGTAGTGAATGCAATCGGTCGCTGGTCCCTGCTGGATCTGTTTATGATCTCGATTCTGGTTGCGTTGGTGGACATGGGTGCCATTGCCGATGTCGCCGCAGGGGCCGGTAGCACCGCCTTTGCCTCGGTCGTGGTGGTGACCATGTTTGCGGTACGGGCATTTGACCCGCGTCTTGTTTGGGACGTGTACGAAGAAAAAGTGGCCGCTGTGCAGAC
It includes:
- a CDS encoding paraquat-inducible protein A is translated as MNRPARALSQGFWTCLGCRQLVRAPQADSCLCPRCGARMHGRVDSSIMLTWALTITGALLLIPANVLPVMTVIYLGSGDPSTIVGGTLELYHNGLWGIALIVFVASVAVPVMKLVGLVILCLIVQRRLEVSPRQAMRIYRVVNAIGRWSLLDLFMISILVALVDMGAIADVAAGAGSTAFASVVVVTMFAVRAFDPRLVWDVYEEKVAAVQTHADKDSHRENG